The following is a genomic window from Clostridiales bacterium.
TTAGAACTTACAAAACTTGAATCTGGCGAATGAGTGCTCAAATAACACAAGTTCAAATTACGAATCAAAGCTAAAATATGTACTCTATTACAAAAGCTTGAAATTTGTGCTTTTAGATACAGACAAATAAGGGTATAATTAATAGTGTAGTTCATGTATCATGACAGATCTGCGTATTTCAGCCTGTTTTGCACTGTGCTAATAAATGTATTGAAGCGATATCGATATATGGCCTGTAAAATAAAATACAGGTTTAATTTTTTGAAGAATTTTGAGGCATCAGGGAGGTACAGCAATGTTCATTCATATTGGGAAAAATGTTGTGATCAAAGAGGAGAGCATAATAGCCATTATAGACGTAAAAACCGTAAACAAGTCAAAGTATACAAAACAATTGATAAAAATTGCCGATGAAAATGGAATTTTAAGGAATGCAATGGATGATGAGCCCAAATCATATATACTTGCTGAAGTAGATAAAAAAGATGTATTATACATTTCTTCTATATCCTCGGCCACACTTTGCAGGAGAATTGGTTTTACAAGTA
Proteins encoded in this region:
- a CDS encoding DUF370 domain-containing protein yields the protein MFIHIGKNVVIKEESIIAIIDVKTVNKSKYTKQLIKIADENGILRNAMDDEPKSYILAEVDKKDVLYISSISSATLCRRIGFTSTLQTEGDLND